In Malus sylvestris chromosome 16, drMalSylv7.2, whole genome shotgun sequence, the following are encoded in one genomic region:
- the LOC126606835 gene encoding endo-1,3;1,4-beta-D-glucanase-like isoform X1 — MASSECCSNPPTLNPSSGTGHVESLGGLDSYVTGSPDSNLAVLLISDVYGFEAPNLRKLADKVAAAGFFVVVPDFLNKDPYAPEDANRPISVWIKDHGPDKGFEDAKPVLEALKSKGVSAIGAAGFCWGAKVVVELSKHASIQAAVLCHPSLVTVDDIKGKIPVLIFRKYIHHYWNKKLVSHSLYDLFLDLLSEVKVPISILGAEIDRMSPPEVVKQFEEVLTAKPEVKSHVKIFPKVSHGWTVRYSVKDEAACKSAEEAHQDLLKWFLNHVK, encoded by the exons atGGCAAGCTCTGAGTGCTGCTCAAACCCTCCGACCCTGAACCCCTCCAGCGGCACCGGCCATGTCGAAAGCCTCGGCGGTCTCGACTCCTATGTCACTGGCTCCCCTGATTCCAACCTTGCTGTTCTTCTCATCTCTGACGTTTATG GATTTGAAGCTCCAAACTTGAG GAAGCTTGCTGACAAAGTTGCAGCTGCTGGGTTCTTCGTTGTGGTTCCTGACTTCCTTAACAAAGACCCTTATGCACCTGAAGATGCCAACAGACCTATTTCTGTTTGGATAAAAGATCATGGACCG GACAAGGGATTTGAGGATGCAAAGCCAGTTCTTGAAGCTTTAAAAAGTAAAGGTGTTTCTGCAATCGGTGCTGCAGGCTTCTGTTGGGGAG CCAAGGTTGTGGTTGAACTTTCAAAGCACGCTTCAATTCAAGCTGCTGTTCTGTGTCATCCGTCATTAGTCACTGTGGATGATATCAAGGGTAAGATACCTGTACTAATATTCAGGAAATATATACACCATTATTGGAACAAAAAATTAGTCTCACACTCACTTTATGACCTATTCCTGGACTTACTTTCAGAGGTTAAGGTTCCTATTTCTATACTTGGAGCTGAGATTGATCGGATGTCTCCGCCTGAAGTCGTGAAACAGTTTGAAGAGGTTTTAACTGCAAAACCTGAG GTTAAGAGCCATGTGAAAATATTCCCGAAAGTGTCACATGGGTGGACGGTGAGGTACAGTGTTAAAGACGAAGCAGCTTGTAAATCTGCCGAGGAGGCTCATCAAGATTTGTTGAAGTGGTTCTTGAACCATGTCAAGTGA
- the LOC126606835 gene encoding endo-1,3;1,4-beta-D-glucanase-like isoform X2 yields MASSECCSNPPTLNPSSGTGHVESLGGLDSYVTGSPDSNLAVLLISDVYGFEAPNLRKLADKVAAAGFFVVVPDFLNKDPYAPEDANRPISVWIKDHGPDKGFEDAKPVLEALKSKGVSAIGAAGFCWGAKVVVELSKHASIQAAVLCHPSLVTVDDIKEVKVPISILGAEIDRMSPPEVVKQFEEVLTAKPEVKSHVKIFPKVSHGWTVRYSVKDEAACKSAEEAHQDLLKWFLNHVK; encoded by the exons atGGCAAGCTCTGAGTGCTGCTCAAACCCTCCGACCCTGAACCCCTCCAGCGGCACCGGCCATGTCGAAAGCCTCGGCGGTCTCGACTCCTATGTCACTGGCTCCCCTGATTCCAACCTTGCTGTTCTTCTCATCTCTGACGTTTATG GATTTGAAGCTCCAAACTTGAG GAAGCTTGCTGACAAAGTTGCAGCTGCTGGGTTCTTCGTTGTGGTTCCTGACTTCCTTAACAAAGACCCTTATGCACCTGAAGATGCCAACAGACCTATTTCTGTTTGGATAAAAGATCATGGACCG GACAAGGGATTTGAGGATGCAAAGCCAGTTCTTGAAGCTTTAAAAAGTAAAGGTGTTTCTGCAATCGGTGCTGCAGGCTTCTGTTGGGGAG CCAAGGTTGTGGTTGAACTTTCAAAGCACGCTTCAATTCAAGCTGCTGTTCTGTGTCATCCGTCATTAGTCACTGTGGATGATATCAAGG AGGTTAAGGTTCCTATTTCTATACTTGGAGCTGAGATTGATCGGATGTCTCCGCCTGAAGTCGTGAAACAGTTTGAAGAGGTTTTAACTGCAAAACCTGAG GTTAAGAGCCATGTGAAAATATTCCCGAAAGTGTCACATGGGTGGACGGTGAGGTACAGTGTTAAAGACGAAGCAGCTTGTAAATCTGCCGAGGAGGCTCATCAAGATTTGTTGAAGTGGTTCTTGAACCATGTCAAGTGA
- the LOC126606834 gene encoding endo-1,3;1,4-beta-D-glucanase-like isoform X2, with protein sequence MASSECCSNPPTLNPSSGTGHVESLGGLDSYVTGSPDSNLAVLLISDIYGFEAPNLRKLADKVAAAGFFVVVPDFLNKDPYAPEDANRPISVWIKDHGPDKGFEDAKPVLEALKSKGVSAIGAAGFCWGAKVVVELSKHALIQAAVLCHPSLVTVDDIKEVKVPISVLGAEIDQMSPPEVVKQFEEVLTAKPEVKSHVKIFPKVSHGWTVRYSVEDEAACKSAEEAHQDLLKWFLNHVK encoded by the exons aTGGCAAGCTCTGAGTGCTGCTCAAACCCTCCGACCCTGAACCCCTCCAGCGGCACCGGCCATGTCGAAAGCCTCGGCGGTCTCGACTCCTATGTCACTGGCTCCCCTGATTCCAACCTTGCTGTTCTTCTCATCTCTGACATTTACG GATTTGAAGCTCCAAACTTGAG GAAGCTTGCTGACAAAGTTGCAGCTGCTGGGTTCTTCGTTGTGGTTCCCGACTTCCTTAACAAAGACCCTTATGCACCTGAAGATGCCAACAGACCTATTTCTGTTTGGATAAAAGATCATGGACCG GACAAGGGATTTGAGGATGCAAAGCCAGTTCTTGAAGCTTTAAAAAGTAAAGGTGTTTCTGCAATCGGTGCTGCAGGCTTCTGTTGGGGAG CCAAGGTTGTGGTTGAACTTTCAAAGCACGCTTTAATTCAAGCTGCTGTTCTGTGTCATCCATCATTAGTCACTGTGGATGATATCAAGG AGGTTAAGGTTCCTATTTCTGTACTTGGAGCTGAGATTGATCAGATGTCTCCGCCTGAAGTCGTGAAACAGTTTGAAGAGGTTTTAACTGCAAAACCTGAG GTTAAGAGCCATGTGAAAATATTCCCGAAAGTGTCACATGGGTGGACGGTGAGGTACAGTGTTGAAGACGAAGCAGCTTGTAAGTCTGCCGAGGAGGCTCATCAAGATTTGTTGAAGTGGTTCTTGAACCATGTCAAGTGA
- the LOC126606834 gene encoding endo-1,3;1,4-beta-D-glucanase-like isoform X1, giving the protein MASSECCSNPPTLNPSSGTGHVESLGGLDSYVTGSPDSNLAVLLISDIYGFEAPNLRKLADKVAAAGFFVVVPDFLNKDPYAPEDANRPISVWIKDHGPDKGFEDAKPVLEALKSKGVSAIGAAGFCWGAKVVVELSKHALIQAAVLCHPSLVTVDDIKGKIPVVIFRKYLIHYWNKKLVSHSLYDLFLDLLSEVKVPISVLGAEIDQMSPPEVVKQFEEVLTAKPEVKSHVKIFPKVSHGWTVRYSVEDEAACKSAEEAHQDLLKWFLNHVK; this is encoded by the exons aTGGCAAGCTCTGAGTGCTGCTCAAACCCTCCGACCCTGAACCCCTCCAGCGGCACCGGCCATGTCGAAAGCCTCGGCGGTCTCGACTCCTATGTCACTGGCTCCCCTGATTCCAACCTTGCTGTTCTTCTCATCTCTGACATTTACG GATTTGAAGCTCCAAACTTGAG GAAGCTTGCTGACAAAGTTGCAGCTGCTGGGTTCTTCGTTGTGGTTCCCGACTTCCTTAACAAAGACCCTTATGCACCTGAAGATGCCAACAGACCTATTTCTGTTTGGATAAAAGATCATGGACCG GACAAGGGATTTGAGGATGCAAAGCCAGTTCTTGAAGCTTTAAAAAGTAAAGGTGTTTCTGCAATCGGTGCTGCAGGCTTCTGTTGGGGAG CCAAGGTTGTGGTTGAACTTTCAAAGCACGCTTTAATTCAAGCTGCTGTTCTGTGTCATCCATCATTAGTCACTGTGGATGATATCAAGGGTAAGATACCTGTAGTAATATTCAGGAAATATCTAATCCATTATTGGAACAAAAAATTAGTCTCACACTCACTTTATGATCTATTCCTGGACTTACTTTCAGAGGTTAAGGTTCCTATTTCTGTACTTGGAGCTGAGATTGATCAGATGTCTCCGCCTGAAGTCGTGAAACAGTTTGAAGAGGTTTTAACTGCAAAACCTGAG GTTAAGAGCCATGTGAAAATATTCCCGAAAGTGTCACATGGGTGGACGGTGAGGTACAGTGTTGAAGACGAAGCAGCTTGTAAGTCTGCCGAGGAGGCTCATCAAGATTTGTTGAAGTGGTTCTTGAACCATGTCAAGTGA